The following are from one region of the Equus przewalskii isolate Varuska chromosome 21, EquPr2, whole genome shotgun sequence genome:
- the PAX1 gene encoding paired box protein Pax-1, whose product MSRILRTPPALGGVEWGEVRCVAGGHVSSRRIKSRERPRRAEAPGTRLAVPTPALTPGAGPSPFALRFWVPTGHLRRRSWVRALAPRSHPWLTRRCFSPSRSLSSGASAEQTYGEVNQLGGVFVNGRPLPNAIRLRIVELAQLGIRPCDISRQLRVSHGCVSKILARYNETGSILPGAIGGSKPRVTTPNVVKHIRDYKQGDPGIFAWEIRDRLLADGVCDKYNVPSVSSISRILRNKIGSLAQPGPYEPSKQPPPQPTLPYNHIYQYPYPSPVSPTGAKMGSHHGVPGTAGHVSIPRSWPSAHSVSNILGIRTFMEQTGALAGSEGAAYSPKMEDWAGVNRTAFPATSAVNGLEKPALEADIKYTQSASGLSAVGGFLPACAYPASNQHGVYSAPAGGYLAPGAPWPPAQASPLAPPGAGVTVHGGELAAAMTFKHPGREVADRKPPSPGGKAPDGLSSLHGLPIPASTS is encoded by the exons ATGAGCCGCATTCTCCGCACGCCCCCAGCCCtcggtggggtggagtggggggaaGTTCGATGTGTCGCGGGAGGGCATGTCTCAAGTAGACGCATCAAAAGTCGCGAAAGGCCACGGAGGGCTGAAGCGCCCGGTACCCGCCTTGCGGTCCCTACGCCCGCACTCACTCCGGGAGCCGGACCCAGTCCGTTTGCTCTCAGATTCTGGGTACCCACGGGTCATCTTCGGAGGCGCTCCTGGGTGCGTGCCCTAGCCCCGCGCAGCCACCCGTGGCTAACCCGCCGGTGTTTCTCCCCCTCCCGCTCACTCTCGTCCGGCGCGTCCGCAGAGCAGACGTACGGCGAGGTGAACCAGCTGGGCGGTGTGTTCGTCAACGGCCGCCCCCTGCCCAATGCCATCCGTTTGCGCATCGTGGAGCTGGCGCAGCTGGGCATCCGACCCTGTGACATCAGCCGGCAGCTTCGCGTATCCCACGGCTGCGTGAGCAAGATCCTGGCGCGCTACAACGAGACAGGCTCCATCCTGCCCGGGGCCATTGGGGGCAGCAAACCCCGCGTCACCACCCCCAACGTGGTCAAACACATCCGGGACTACAAGCAGGGCGACCCTGGCATTTTTGCCTGGGAGATCCGCGACCGGCTGCTGGCCGACGGCGTCTGCGACAAGTACAATGTGCCCTCTGTGAGCTCCATCAGCCGCATCCTGCGCAATAAGATTGGCAGCCTGGCGCAGCCCGGGCCCTACGAGCCGAGCAAGCAGCCGCCGCCGCAGCCAACGCTGCCCTACAACCATATTTACCAGTACCCCTACCCCAGCCCCGTGTCGCCCACGGGTGCCAAGATGGGCAGCCACCACGGGGTCCCGGGCACAGCAGGTCACGTCAGCATCCCCCGTTCATGGCCCTCAGCGCACTCGGTCAGCAACATCTTGGGCATCCGGACGTTTATGGAGCAAACAG GGGCTCTGGCCGGGAGCGAAGGCGCCGCCTACTCCCCCAAGATGGAAGACTGGGCCGGCGTGAACCGCACGGCCTTCCCCGCCACCTCAGCAGTGAATGGGCTCGAGAAACCTGCCTTGGAGGCCGACATTAAATACACTCAG TCGGCCTCCGGCCTCTCCGCAGTGGGCGGCTTCCTCCCGGCCTGCGCCTACCCGGCCTCCAACCAGCACGGCGTGTACAGTGCGCCGGCCGGCGGCTACCTCGCCCCGGGCGCGCCCTGGCCTCCGGCGCAGGCCTCCCCGCTGGCGCCCCCCGGGGCCGGCGTCACCGTGCACGGCGGAGAGCTCGCGGCGGCGATGACCTTCAAGCATCCCGGCAGAGAAG TGGCCGACCGGAAGCCGCCCAGCCCTGGTGGCAAGGCCCCGGACGGCCTCAGTAGCTTACACGGACTGCCCATCCCGGCCTCGACCTCCTAG